The genomic interval CGAATGATTTCTTCGAGGTACTCGCGAGTGAGCGGCTCGATGTAAGTACGGTCGGCCAGTTCCGGATCGGTCATGATCGTCGCCGGATTCGAGTTCGCCAGCACGACTTCGTAACCTTCGGCCTTGAGAGCTTTGCAAGCCTGTGTGCCGGAGTAATCAAACTCAGCCGATTGACCGATCACAATTGGACCGGAGCCGATGACCAGAATCTTTGATATATCGTTGCGGCGAGGCATTGGTTCTTAGCCCTTCCACTCCTGCATCATCTTCACGAAATCGCCAAACAGGTAATGCGAGTCATGCGGGCCCGGCGAGGCTTCCGGATGGTATTGGACCGTGAACAGCGGCATCGTGCGATGGCGCAAGCCTTCGAGCGTGCCATCGTTCAGATCGAAGTGCGTCATCTGGACTTCGCTTTGCTTGAGCGAGTCTGGATCGACGGCGAAATTGTGATTGTGCGCCGTGATCTCGATCTTGCCTGTTCGCTCCTGGCGCACAGGATGATTGCCACCGTGATGTCCGAACTTCAGTTTGTAGGTCTTGCCGCCGAGCGCCAGTCCAACTAACTGATGCCCCAGACAGATTCCGAAGATGGGAGTTTTGCCCGCCAGCTTGCGAATGTTCTCCTGGGCGTAGGTCACCGGTTCGGGGTCTCCGGGGCCATTCGAGAGAAAAACTCCATCGGGCTTGAGAGCCAGCACATCTTCTGCACTCGTTTCCGCGGGAACGACTGTGACGTTACACCCCTGATCAACCAGCATGCGCAGGATGTTCTGTTTGATCCCGTAGTCGTACGCGACAACGTGCAGCGCGCTCTCCGGATCGAGTTCTTTTATCTGCCGCGCCGGGTACGTCACGATCGGACCTTGGTTCCACGAGTAGCGCTGCTTCGTGCTCACCACGCGTGCGAGATCGGTTCCATCCATTTTGGGAATCGAACGCGCCTTGGCTACGAGCTTTTCCGTATCCGACTCGATCAGCGAGATCACGCCGCGCATCACGCCATGCGTGCGCAGATGGCGAACGAGCGCGCGCGAATCGATGTCGGCGATTACAGGAATGTTGAAGCGCTCGAGGTATTCATCGGCAGCCTGTTGTGAACGCCAGTTCGAGCTGATAGGCGAAAACTCGCGAACGACGAGGCCTTCAATAAACGGTCGAACAGCTTCGTTGTCTTCTGGGTTGGTACCGTAATTACCGATTTGGGGGTTGGTGAGTACTACGATCTGACCGGCATAGGAAGGATCGGTGAAGATTTCCTGGTATCCGGTGAGAGATGTATTAAAAACGACTTCCCCGTAGCACTCTGCTTTCGCTCCGTAGCCTTTGCCTCGGAAGATGCGGCCATCTTCCAGCGCAAGGATTGCTTGCACCTGTTTCTCCGGGGGTGGATTTTACCGATTCTATCACGCAACTTAGCTTCTGAGCTGCTAAGCTGCTGAGCTTCTAGCTGAATTTTTCTTCGTGAACGATTCTCGCTCGAGCATGATTCTCGCTGAACTGAGCCGAGACTCTGGCTCAGGAGCTGAGCAGCTTAGAAGCTAAGAAGCTGCTAGCGCAAAATGCCCAACTTATCCACAGGCCAGTAAACGAAGACGGCTTTTCCGTAGATATAGCTCTGATCCACTGCTCCAAAATCGCGGCTGTCATTTGATAGCGAGCGGTGATCGCCAAGCACGAAATACGAATTCGGTGGAACCGTCATTTCTGCCATCGAGCGATAGTCGAAGTATTCGCCGGGAACGTATGGTTCTTTGATTGGACGTTCGTTCACGTACACTTGCCCCTCAACGATGCGCACGCGGTCTCCTGATACTCCAATCACGCGCTTGATGTAGCTCTTCGATGGATCAAACGGATAATGGAAGACAACGATATCGCCACGTTCGATCGGCTCGAGCTTATAAACGAACTTGTTGATGAAGATGCGCTCCTGGTCCTGCAGACCCGGTAGCATGCTCGTGCCTTCGACGCGCACGGGCTGATAGAGAAACACAATGAAAAAAGCGGAGAGTCCCAGCGCGATCAGAAGATCGCGGCCCCAACTCCAAAGCAAGCGCTGGCGGCGCGACGGTTGGGCTGGAGGTTGTATCGTCGGTGGCGTGCTGGATTCAATCACAAGAGATCAGAATCAAGCTCGGGCATTACCACGGTGCCCCACTCGGTCTACTCCTCATTATAAAGACACAGTCAGTAGCCTTTTTGTTTATCCACTTCTCCCAACAGCGGCTCACCCGTGGCGTAGCGACGCAGATTCTCGCTGATGCGCTTGAAGTGCCGCTCCCAGAGCTTCTCCGTGAGAGCCGCAGTATGAGGAGTGATGAACAGGTTTTCGATTTTCCATAACGGCGAATCTGCGGGCAGAGGTTCGGTTTGGAAGACGTCCAGAGCTGCGGCTCGTATCTTGCCCTGCCGCAGAGCTCGCCCAAGCGCCTCTTCATCCACGAGCGCTCCGCGGCTAACGTTTAGAAAGGAGGCATCGCCGCGCATTTTCGCGAATGCCCGGTCATCGAAGATAGCTGCTGTTCTTGGAGTGAGCGGGGCGGCCAGGAGAACGTAGTCAGATTCGCTGAGCAACTGATCGAGTTCACCGGGTCCGAAAACGCGGTCAGCTCCTTCCGCTCCACGCTCGGGGTGCTCGCGAACGGCAATCACTCGCATGGCTAGTGCCTTCGCCAGTCTGACGCTCTCGCGTCCGATCGCGCCGAGCCCAATCACGCCCAAAGTTGCTCCCGCGATTTCTCGCGGACGCGCAAAGCTACGCCACAGGTCCTGTTGTCCCCAGCGATGCTGCTGTTGGAATTTCATCGCCCACGGCAGTCCCTTGGCGAGCCCGAGGATGAGCGCTACCGCGTGCTCGGCAACAACTGGTCCGTGGATTTCCGTCGAGTTGGTCACGCGTACATCACTCGCGACCAATTCGGGAAACATAAGCTGATGCACGGCAGCCGTTGTGGCGTGAATCCATCGCAGTTTCTTAGCCTCTTTGAATTGTTCCGGACGGAGCTGCCAGCCCACCAAGACATCGGCATCGACAAGTTTGTCTGGCAGGTCCTCGAGATTGGTGAGCTGAATGAACCGGTGCTCGGGAAAATCCTGCTGCAGACGCGGGCCGAGCCACTCCGGCGCGTTCCACAGTTCAAAGCGATGATGAATGGCCAACAGGACTTTCAACGGGAGCTGATGATGCTATGCAATATGAATAATCGCAACCATCATATTCTTCACCTCATCATCCCACAGCAACTTCGGTGGCATTGAGCTCGTGTTTAAACTTTCGAGCACGAGCACCGATGTATTGGCTAACGCATTGTCCTTTACCCACGAGAATGTACTTGTACGTAACCAGTCCTTCCAGTCCTACCGGACCTCGGGCGTGCAGTTTGCCCGTCGCGATGCCCACTTCGGCTCCGAAGCCATAGCGGTATCCATCGGAGAAACGCGTTGAGACGTTGTGAAACACTCCCGCGGAGTCAACTTCAGCCAGGAACTTTTCGGCCGTTTGTTGATCCTCGGTAATGATCGAGTCGGTGTGATGCGATCCGAAGTGGTTGATATGCGTAATTGCCTCGTCGCAGCTTTCGACCACGCGCAAGGCGAGCGTGAGGGATCCATATTCGGCGTGCCACTCGCTCTCTTTCACGAGATCGATTCCATTGCCGCAAATGGCCCGGGTGCGCTCGCAGCCTCGGACTTTCACTCCCCCGAGTTGAAGCAACTCCACCAATCTCGGAAGAAAGTCGTTTGCAATGTTGCGGTGAATGAGAACGGTTTCGACTGCGTTGCAGGTTGCGGGCGCCTGAATTTTGCTGTCGAGAATCACGGAAGTAGCCAGATCGAGATCAGCAGCAGCATCGACGCAGACGTGGCACACACCGTCTGCATGCCCAAGCACCGGAATCCGTGTATTGGCTGAGATGAAGCGGACCAGTTCTGAGCTTCCACGAGGCACCACCAGATCGATGTACTGATCCAGTTTCAAAAGCTCGCGCAGTTCTTCCCTGCTCTTCACATTAGTGAGCGCATCAGCCGGAATTCTGGCGCGTTCATATGCGCTCTTGAAAATTCCAAGGAGTATTTCAGTGGTTCGAGCGATCTCCACACCGGCTTTGATCATGAGCGCGTTACCGGACTTAAACGCGAGGGCTGACAACTGCACCACAGCGTCCGGGCGCGCTTCAACTACCGCAGCGATCACTCCGAAAGGGCACGATATTTTTGTGAGTTCCAGTCCATCGTCCAATTCGGATTGATGAAGAATTTTTCCGACTGGGTCCTCCAGACCGCTCACAGCATTCACACTTCGAGCCATCTGCGAGAGCTTCTCTTCATTGAGAGTCATGCGGGCGAGAGCAGACGAGGAGATTCCATCCTGACTAGATCCATTTCTGGCTGCAATTACATCCTGACGATTCGCTTCGAAAATGGTCTCAGCGGATTGTTCGATCTCGGCAGCAACGGCTTCAAGGACCTGCTGCTTCGCTTCTGGGGCTAATGCCGCAAGCTGGCGCGAGGACTGCTTCGCCGCGACAGCTGCGCTCTGTGGATTTGTATGAGTCATTTCACCTCCACGGAAGCGACTAACGTTCCAATCTGGTCACCACTCAAAATTCTCTCCAGAACATCTGGCGTGCGGCCGTTCGCAATTACAGCTACTGTGTGGCGTTCGCGCGTCGCATGGATTGCGGCTTTCACTTTGGCCCGCACACCACCGCGGCCATTGCGGCTTTCGCCATTCGCTTCCACGTGTTCGCCCTGGAGTTCGGAAATCAACGCTGCCTCGGGATCCTCTGGATGAAGGTCATAGACGCCATCCACATCGGTGAGAAAGACGAGCAAATCAGCATGAAGTTCGCGCGCGATCAGCGATGCGAGCATATCGTTCTCGGAGAATGCGCGGGCGGAGTCGCTTTCGACCTGGGAACCGCTGATCGCATCGTTCTCATTGAGAATTGGTAATGCTCCGGCCTCGATCAGATGCTGAAGAGTTTGGATCAGCTTTCTACTGCGGGAGGGCGTCGCGAAATCTTCGGCTGTGACCAGAATTTGACCCACGTGGATGCTGTGCGAACGGAAGGCTTGCTGATATACGGAGGTCAGAACGCTTTGCCCGGTTGCCGCACACACCGAAACCAATTGATGGGAAACTCCAAGTGCACTAGCTCCGATTCCGACCGCTCCCGAGGAGACAAGCACTACACGACATCCGCGCGAGCGTAGTCGTGCGATCGATGTCACTAATCGGTCCAATACTTCATTCGCAACCGAGCCGTCTGCGCCGATCAACACCTTGGTTCCAACTTTAACGACTATGTCATCGGCATTGGCTAATCTGTTTCGAATCGTCATTCCAATCTCCGTCTAAGCAGAAACAAAAAGGCCCACAGTCTCTGCGACCGTGGGCCTTTGGGATGATTGCGCTTTATCTATTCACAAAGTCATTTCCCAAAGCGGTCGCGGCGTACCGGTGACGGGCACGGGTTCGGCGATGGCGTTGAGAAAACCTGACTCATGAATGAACTAATTTTCCGGAATAGAAAGAACTTTGTCAACAACAATCGATCTCTCAACCCAAAAAACTGACGCTTCCCAAAACCGACAATTCCCACTTCAGGATTGACTTACGACAGTTACTCCATCGGGATTCACACGAAATGGCAGCACGCGGCCGCCGTTCTTGTGAATCGCCTCCGCCACGGAATCGTGACTACCCTCGCGAACGAATAAGACGAAACAACCGCCACCGCCGGCTCCACAGACTTTTGCAGCCACTGCTCCCTTTCGCTTTGCGGCTGCGATCAGTTTCTCGATGAGCGGTGTGCTAATTCCCGGAGCATTCGTGCGGCGAAGCTTCCATTCTTCACCAAGCAGCCTTCCCACTTCGGGCCAGTCGCCGGATTCGAGAGCCGCATGCATGGAGCGGGCGATCTCGCCGATTTGCTGGAAGTTGCGAAACACGCGCTTGTCGCCGTTGATGTGCGCCTTGAATACTTCCCAATTGTTGATTCCAGATTGCCGCGGAGCTCCCGTATAAACGAGCACAAATCGAGACTCAATGTCCTCGGGCGCGACGGCGATTGACTGGCGATGGATTCCATCTACGTCCAGATGAATCGCGTTCACTCCACCATAGAGAGCGGGATAGTAGTCCTGGCATCCTGTCGGGACCTTGATGAGTTGCGCTTCAACGTTCTGAGCGATCTGCCGAATCTGTTCGCGATCGAGCTGGCGTCTGTTGTAGCGCGCCAGAGCGGCAACGGTTGCGACCATCAGCGCGGACGATCCCGAGATCCCCGCCCCTGCCGGCGATTCCGAATTGGTTTCTATCGTGAATCCACGGCCATTTGCCGGACCTGCAGGCATGAAGAAATGAATGAGATGCGCGGCCAGATGATGCTGGACTTTCTTTGCCCGGCAAAACTCGTCGAAATCGCGGAAGTGATCTTCGCGGCCAGTATCGATGGATTTGAAATGGATGGAAGCGTCACGACCGGGAATGATCTGGCAGCGGGTGAGAATGTTTACCGCAAAATTAACCGTCACAGCTCCGGGGTGAAAGAGATACAAGGGCCAGAGATCGAGCGTACTGCCGGCGAGGTCGACTCGACAGGAAGCGTGGGCAACGATGTCAGCGGTTGCAGGCTGTGGTTGAGAAGAAGCTAAGGATTTCGGCATCAGCTCTCAGTGAAGAACTGGGCGATGTTGCGAAATTTATCGTAGCGCGCAGCCAGCAGTTGATCGCACGGCATCGACTTCAGCTCACGCAGATACCGCTGAAGGGCTTCATCGAGCAACGCGGCGGCAGCATCGGGATCGTTATGAGCACCGCCATCCGGTTCTGGAATGATACCGTCGATGCATTTGAGCTCTTGCAGATCCTCGGCGGTAATTCTCATCGCCTGCGCAGCCGCTTCTTTCTTCGTGGCATCGCGCCACATGATCGATGCGCAGCCTTCGGGCGAGATCACGGAGTAAATGGAGTTCTCCATCATCAGCACACGATCGGCAACGGCAATCGCCAAAGCTCCGCCGCTGCCTCCTTCGCCGGTCACAATGGCAATGGATGGCACTCGCAGCCGCGCCATTTCCCGCAGGTTCACAGCGATTGCCTCCCCCTGACCACGCTCCTCGGCTCCCAATCCGGGAAATGCTCCCGGGATGTCGATAAAGCTGATCACAAGACGGTGAAACTTCTCCGCCAGCTTCATTGCGCGCAGAGCCTTGCGGTAGCCTTCAGGATTCGCCATGCCGAAGTTTCGCTGGACACGCTGCTTGGCATCGCGTCCCTTCTGCGTTCCGAGCAGCAGGACCTCTTCACCGTGGAAACGGGCCATCCCGCAAAGCAGGGCTGGATCGTCTGAAAAACGGCGATCGCCATGAATCTCGCTCCAGTCCGAAAATATCCGGTCTACATAATCCTGAAAATACGGGCGCTGCGGATGCCGTGCGAGTTCTGTCTTTTGCCACGCTGAGCTGACGGTCTCAAGCTGATTGCGAAGCGCTTCTATCTGGCGGTGAAGTTCATAGAGCTGCTGCTTGGTTTGAATGTCGGCGCCGGGAATAGATTCCAAATGCGATATCTGGCGCTCGATACTTTCTATGTCTTTTCTGGCCTTAGTAGCTGCGTCCATGAATGGAGGAGGTGTGGCACTGAGGGCAGTAGCGCTCAATCAATCACCTGAACGCTGCCACGTCCGCAGAGTTCCTCTGCGCGTGAAATGAAAAGCCGGTCAGCTTGAACATTATATCCGTCCGCCTCCATCACCACCATAAAGTCGCCCGGGCGTTCCAAATTGAACAAGACCTTTGCTTCCCCCTTGCGCTCGCGGAAGAGACTGTGGAGAGCGTCTACGGTTTCAGTTTGAGCAGCATCAAGCGGCAGACGAATTCGCAGGGAACGGGGCAACTTTGGCTTTGCTTCGTCAAGCGATTGAATATTGGAAATCGCCAACTTCGGATTGGCGCCCTCCTCAACGCGGACGGAGCCGTAAACCAAAACGGGAACCTCCATCTTCAACTTCTCAGCCAGCCGTCTGTAGGCTTCGGGAAAGACAATGGCCTCGATTGAGCCGGCCATGTCTTCCAGTACTGCCTGAGCATAGAGATCGCCTTTGCGCGACTTCACCACGCGTACTCCGGCGATGATTCCTGCGGCTTTAATTTCATCTTTGCCAGTGCCCTGCTTCATGGCGCTGATCGCAGCCGTATCGAGGGCATTCAAATCGAGCAGCTTGTCGCGATACTTCTCCATCGGATGACCAGTGATGAAGAAGCCAAGAATTTCTTTCTCGGCAGCGAGCCGCTGATGCTCGTCCCAATCTGGAACATCCGGCAAACGGTCTTCTTGCTGCGGCATCTCTGACTGGAAAACACCGAAAAGGCCGTGCTGGCCCATCTCGGCGTCGCGTTGCGTTTTCTGAGCGCGCTCGATTGCCTTGTCGAGTCCGGCCATGAGCTGAGCACGCGTGCCGAACGCATCCATTGCACCGCTTTTGATCAGAGACTCGAGCACGCGTTTATTCAGCAAACGCAGGTCGACCTTCTCGCAGAACTCGAAAATCGACGAGAACTTCCTGATCTCCTTACGTGCCTGAAGAATGGAATCAATGGCAGTGCGGCCGACATTCTTTACCGCAGAGAGGCCGAAGCGGATTGCATTGCCATGCGGAGTAAAGTTGGCGTCGCTGAAATTGATGTCAGGCGGTTCGACCGGAATGCCCATTTCTCGACACTCGTTGATGTACTTCACCACTTCGTCCGTGCTGCCTGCCTGAGAAGTAAGCAGCGCCGCCATGAACTCTACCGGGTAATGCGTCTTCAGATATGCGGTCTGAAACGCGAGCAGCGCATAGGCGGCGGAATGGGATTTGTTAAATCCGTATCCGGCAAACTGTTCCATCAAATCGAAGATCTTCACGATCTTCTTTTCCGGGAAGCCACGCTCGACCGCGCCCTTCACGAAACGATCGCGCTGCTTGGCCATCTCCTCCGGATTCTTCTTGCCCATCGCGCGGCGCAACAGATCGGCTTCGCCAAGAGAGTATCCCGCGAGACGGTTGGCGATCTGCATGACCTGCTCTTGATAGACGATCACGCCCAAGGTCTCTTTCAGAATCTCTTCCAATTCGGGAAGTTCATATTCGACTTTACGGCGTCCATGCTTGCGCTCGATGAAGTCGTCGATCATCCCGCCCTGGATTGGGCCAGGACGATAAAGAGCGTTCAGAGCAGTAAGATCTTCAACCGTAGTCGGCTGATAACGACGCAGCACATCTCGCATTCCCTGAGATTCAAACTGGAACACGCCTGAGGTCAGGCCAGTGTGAAAGACTTTTTGGTAGGTGACTGAATCGGTGAGTGGAAGAGCAAGCAAATCGAGCTTCTCTCCGCGTGTCTGCTCGATGAGACGAAGCCCGTCGTCGAGGATCGTCAGGGTGGTCAACCCAAGGAAGTCCATCTTGAGCAGACCGATCTTCTCGACCGCCTTCATATCGAAGGCAGTCACGATTTCGTCGTTCTTTGTCTTGTGCAGCGGGACTAGTTCAGTAAGCGGCTGTGGAGCGATCACCACGCCTGCGGCGTGAACGCCGGAATTGCGCACAAGACCTTCGAGCTTGCGGGCAATATCGATCAACTCGCGAACCTGCGGCTCGTTGTCGTATGCCTGCTGCAGAGGCGGAGAATCCGTGAGAGCCTGCTCAATGCTGATGTTGAGCGTCGTCGGAACCATTTTGGCGATGCGATCCACGTCGCCATACGGAATTTCCATGGCACGGCCTACATCCTTAATCGCGGCCTTCGCCGCCATGGTGCCGAAGGTGATGATCTGGGCAACCTGCTCGCGTCCATATTTGCGAGTGACATAGTCGATAACTTCTCCTCGCCGATTCATGCAGAAATCAACGTCAATATCAGGCATCGACACGCGTTCCGGATTCAGGAATCGCTCGAACAGGAGTTCGTTCTGCAGGGGATCAATATCGGTGATACCCATCGCATAGGACACCAGCGATCCGGCGGCTGAACCGCGGCCCGGACCGACAGGAATGCCGTTTTCCTTCGCGTAACGAATGAAGTCCCACACAATGAGGAAGTAGCCCGAGAACTTCATCTGCTTGATGCAATCGATCTCGCGAGAGAGTCGCTGCTCGTAATCGCTGATGGTCTTCCGCAGCTCGCCTTTCGCCTCCAGCCCGCGAATGATCTCCAGTCGGCGCGCGAAACCCTGACGGCAGACCTGCTCGAAATAGCTGTCGAGGTCTTCCCCTTCTGGTACATCGAAGCGCGGAAACGGATTCTGCACCTTGCCGATCTTCACATTGCAGCGCTCTGCAATTGCCATTGTGCGTTTGAGCGCGTCAGGAATCTCGCCAAAGACGCGGTGCATTTCGTCGGCGGACTTTACGAAGAACTGATCGCTGTCGAACTTGAAGCGTTTCTCATCGCGAATGGACGACGCGGTCTGCACGCAAAGCAGGACCTCGTGTGCGTATGAGTCTTCACCGCAGATGTAGTGGCTATCGTTTGTGGCAACCAGCGGAATGCCGAGTTCTTTTTCGAGCCGCAGCAAATCTGGACGAATCTGCTTTTCCAACGCGAGTCCCTGGTCCTGGATCTCGAGGAAGAAGTTCCCTTCTC from Terriglobales bacterium carries:
- the carA gene encoding glutamine-hydrolyzing carbamoyl-phosphate synthase small subunit; translation: MQAILALEDGRIFRGKGYGAKAECYGEVVFNTSLTGYQEIFTDPSYAGQIVVLTNPQIGNYGTNPEDNEAVRPFIEGLVVREFSPISSNWRSQQAADEYLERFNIPVIADIDSRALVRHLRTHGVMRGVISLIESDTEKLVAKARSIPKMDGTDLARVVSTKQRYSWNQGPIVTYPARQIKELDPESALHVVAYDYGIKQNILRMLVDQGCNVTVVPAETSAEDVLALKPDGVFLSNGPGDPEPVTYAQENIRKLAGKTPIFGICLGHQLVGLALGGKTYKLKFGHHGGNHPVRQERTGKIEITAHNHNFAVDPDSLKQSEVQMTHFDLNDGTLEGLRHRTMPLFTVQYHPEASPGPHDSHYLFGDFVKMMQEWKG
- the lepB gene encoding signal peptidase I, with translation MIESSTPPTIQPPAQPSRRQRLLWSWGRDLLIALGLSAFFIVFLYQPVRVEGTSMLPGLQDQERIFINKFVYKLEPIERGDIVVFHYPFDPSKSYIKRVIGVSGDRVRIVEGQVYVNERPIKEPYVPGEYFDYRSMAEMTVPPNSYFVLGDHRSLSNDSRDFGAVDQSYIYGKAVFVYWPVDKLGILR
- a CDS encoding D-2-hydroxyacid dehydrogenase, which encodes MKVLLAIHHRFELWNAPEWLGPRLQQDFPEHRFIQLTNLEDLPDKLVDADVLVGWQLRPEQFKEAKKLRWIHATTAAVHQLMFPELVASDVRVTNSTEIHGPVVAEHAVALILGLAKGLPWAMKFQQQHRWGQQDLWRSFARPREIAGATLGVIGLGAIGRESVRLAKALAMRVIAVREHPERGAEGADRVFGPGELDQLLSESDYVLLAAPLTPRTAAIFDDRAFAKMRGDASFLNVSRGALVDEEALGRALRQGKIRAAALDVFQTEPLPADSPLWKIENLFITPHTAALTEKLWERHFKRISENLRRYATGEPLLGEVDKQKGY
- a CDS encoding glutamate-5-semialdehyde dehydrogenase; amino-acid sequence: MTHTNPQSAAVAAKQSSRQLAALAPEAKQQVLEAVAAEIEQSAETIFEANRQDVIAARNGSSQDGISSSALARMTLNEEKLSQMARSVNAVSGLEDPVGKILHQSELDDGLELTKISCPFGVIAAVVEARPDAVVQLSALAFKSGNALMIKAGVEIARTTEILLGIFKSAYERARIPADALTNVKSREELRELLKLDQYIDLVVPRGSSELVRFISANTRIPVLGHADGVCHVCVDAAADLDLATSVILDSKIQAPATCNAVETVLIHRNIANDFLPRLVELLQLGGVKVRGCERTRAICGNGIDLVKESEWHAEYGSLTLALRVVESCDEAITHINHFGSHHTDSIITEDQQTAEKFLAEVDSAGVFHNVSTRFSDGYRYGFGAEVGIATGKLHARGPVGLEGLVTYKYILVGKGQCVSQYIGARARKFKHELNATEVAVG
- the proB gene encoding glutamate 5-kinase, whose amino-acid sequence is MTIRNRLANADDIVVKVGTKVLIGADGSVANEVLDRLVTSIARLRSRGCRVVLVSSGAVGIGASALGVSHQLVSVCAATGQSVLTSVYQQAFRSHSIHVGQILVTAEDFATPSRSRKLIQTLQHLIEAGALPILNENDAISGSQVESDSARAFSENDMLASLIARELHADLLVFLTDVDGVYDLHPEDPEAALISELQGEHVEANGESRNGRGGVRAKVKAAIHATRERHTVAVIANGRTPDVLERILSGDQIGTLVASVEVK
- a CDS encoding acetyl-CoA carboxylase carboxyltransferase subunit alpha, translating into MSATALSATPPPFMDAATKARKDIESIERQISHLESIPGADIQTKQQLYELHRQIEALRNQLETVSSAWQKTELARHPQRPYFQDYVDRIFSDWSEIHGDRRFSDDPALLCGMARFHGEEVLLLGTQKGRDAKQRVQRNFGMANPEGYRKALRAMKLAEKFHRLVISFIDIPGAFPGLGAEERGQGEAIAVNLREMARLRVPSIAIVTGEGGSGGALAIAVADRVLMMENSIYSVISPEGCASIMWRDATKKEAAAQAMRITAEDLQELKCIDGIIPEPDGGAHNDPDAAAALLDEALQRYLRELKSMPCDQLLAARYDKFRNIAQFFTES
- the dnaE gene encoding DNA polymerase III subunit alpha, which encodes MPEFTHLHLHTDYSLLDGACDVDKLVKRVADLGQSSVAMTDHGNIFGAVAFHNAAKNAGIKPIIGCELYICKKDDHRAAPEGDEYNHLLVLAENEEGYRNLVKITSEASLHGMYYKPRVSKKFLAQHAKGLIGLSGCLAGELCENLMAGKYEAARDTAAMYRDIFGEGNFFLEIQDQGLALEKQIRPDLLRLEKELGIPLVATNDSHYICGEDSYAHEVLLCVQTASSIRDEKRFKFDSDQFFVKSADEMHRVFGEIPDALKRTMAIAERCNVKIGKVQNPFPRFDVPEGEDLDSYFEQVCRQGFARRLEIIRGLEAKGELRKTISDYEQRLSREIDCIKQMKFSGYFLIVWDFIRYAKENGIPVGPGRGSAAGSLVSYAMGITDIDPLQNELLFERFLNPERVSMPDIDVDFCMNRRGEVIDYVTRKYGREQVAQIITFGTMAAKAAIKDVGRAMEIPYGDVDRIAKMVPTTLNISIEQALTDSPPLQQAYDNEPQVRELIDIARKLEGLVRNSGVHAAGVVIAPQPLTELVPLHKTKNDEIVTAFDMKAVEKIGLLKMDFLGLTTLTILDDGLRLIEQTRGEKLDLLALPLTDSVTYQKVFHTGLTSGVFQFESQGMRDVLRRYQPTTVEDLTALNALYRPGPIQGGMIDDFIERKHGRRKVEYELPELEEILKETLGVIVYQEQVMQIANRLAGYSLGEADLLRRAMGKKNPEEMAKQRDRFVKGAVERGFPEKKIVKIFDLMEQFAGYGFNKSHSAAYALLAFQTAYLKTHYPVEFMAALLTSQAGSTDEVVKYINECREMGIPVEPPDINFSDANFTPHGNAIRFGLSAVKNVGRTAIDSILQARKEIRKFSSIFEFCEKVDLRLLNKRVLESLIKSGAMDAFGTRAQLMAGLDKAIERAQKTQRDAEMGQHGLFGVFQSEMPQQEDRLPDVPDWDEHQRLAAEKEILGFFITGHPMEKYRDKLLDLNALDTAAISAMKQGTGKDEIKAAGIIAGVRVVKSRKGDLYAQAVLEDMAGSIEAIVFPEAYRRLAEKLKMEVPVLVYGSVRVEEGANPKLAISNIQSLDEAKPKLPRSLRIRLPLDAAQTETVDALHSLFRERKGEAKVLFNLERPGDFMVVMEADGYNVQADRLFISRAEELCGRGSVQVID